A portion of the Bdellovibrio bacteriovorus genome contains these proteins:
- the gloA gene encoding lactoylglutathione lyase yields the protein MSQSETRGYVFNHTMLRVRDPQASLRFYTDVLGMTLLRKLDFADWKFSLFFLAYVPEGTAIPQDNEKNAAYTFGREAVLELTHNWGTESEETTPYHNGNTEPRGFGHICISVPDIRQACARFEKMGVNFQKKLGEGGMKNIAFIKDPDNYWVEVVQPGLL from the coding sequence ATGTCACAGTCAGAAACTCGCGGCTATGTTTTTAATCACACGATGTTAAGAGTGCGCGACCCGCAAGCCTCTTTGCGGTTTTACACGGACGTGCTGGGAATGACCTTGTTACGAAAGTTGGACTTCGCGGATTGGAAGTTTTCTCTTTTTTTCTTAGCTTATGTTCCGGAAGGCACTGCGATCCCTCAGGACAATGAAAAAAATGCGGCCTATACTTTTGGGCGTGAGGCGGTCTTAGAATTGACCCACAACTGGGGAACCGAAAGTGAAGAAACGACCCCTTATCATAACGGCAATACCGAGCCTCGCGGTTTTGGGCATATCTGTATTTCGGTCCCGGATATCCGTCAGGCCTGTGCGCGTTTTGAAAAAATGGGCGTGAACTTCCAAAAAAAACTAGGGGAGGGGGGGATGAAGAACATCGCTTTCATAAAAGACCCTGACAATTACTGGGTCGAGGTGGTACAACCCGGCCTTCTTTGA
- the mtgA gene encoding monofunctional biosynthetic peptidoglycan transglycosylase, whose translation MKKVFLFIQRWFFRLGLIFMVGSLGLVLLYRFVPVIITPLMVQRSVESLWGDRWVGINKDWVPLEEISPSILRAVLKAEDYRFFEHNGFDFEAIQKAMIYNKTHPGKKKGASTISQQTAKNVFLWPRRDWLRKGLEAYFTVLIEFTWPKERIMEVYLNVIELGPGVYGVEAASQKYFKRSAKSVNSHQASLIAAVLPNPRRYRIEKPSIYVMARQRRILRRVSPEMPKENNTPLFDFLDLKFDSEDDVN comes from the coding sequence ATGAAAAAAGTTTTTCTGTTTATCCAGCGCTGGTTCTTTCGTTTGGGACTGATCTTTATGGTCGGCAGCCTGGGTTTGGTCTTACTTTATCGCTTCGTACCCGTCATCATCACGCCGTTGATGGTGCAAAGATCCGTGGAGTCTTTGTGGGGCGATCGTTGGGTGGGTATCAACAAGGACTGGGTTCCGTTAGAAGAAATCTCCCCCTCAATCTTGCGCGCGGTTTTAAAGGCCGAGGACTATCGATTTTTTGAGCACAATGGTTTTGACTTTGAAGCCATTCAAAAAGCAATGATTTATAATAAAACTCATCCCGGTAAGAAAAAAGGGGCGAGCACCATCAGTCAACAAACGGCCAAGAATGTGTTTTTGTGGCCTCGCAGAGATTGGCTGCGCAAGGGGCTGGAAGCTTACTTCACCGTTCTGATAGAGTTCACCTGGCCTAAAGAGCGCATCATGGAAGTCTATCTGAACGTGATTGAGTTGGGACCGGGGGTGTACGGGGTTGAGGCCGCGTCACAAAAGTACTTTAAGCGTTCGGCGAAATCTGTGAACTCACATCAAGCGTCGTTGATAGCGGCGGTTCTGCCCAATCCCCGGCGCTATCGCATCGAAAAGCCTTCCATTTACGTGATGGCTCGGCAACGGCGCATCTTGCGTCGAGTGTCGCCTGAAATGCCCAAAGAAAACAACACGCCTCTTTTTGATTTCTTAGATCTTAAGTTTGATTCAGAAGACGACGTCAATTAG
- a CDS encoding AlkZ-related protein: MNKATQKKMIDAIERRGCLLVYPLANQKEPASLWSELFPKTKMRWEWDQNGDQRVSNLWIWREELSRSKDVVYAKWFRNRATFFSKEIFIFLLSYLGSARDEVPLTRDSKEALDSFLMDSPQSTKVIKENLGWQGKMMESHYNRALKPLWNYLFLVGFGEVQDSSFPSLNMAATQNIFEDLWLKAQELEPEKAEKKLREVLGEENLFFKHAVKLRKARG, encoded by the coding sequence ATGAATAAAGCGACCCAGAAGAAAATGATAGATGCCATTGAAAGACGCGGATGTCTTTTGGTCTATCCCCTGGCAAATCAAAAAGAACCTGCCAGTCTGTGGTCAGAACTCTTTCCGAAAACCAAAATGCGCTGGGAATGGGATCAAAATGGCGATCAGCGCGTTTCCAACTTATGGATTTGGCGCGAAGAACTTTCGCGCAGCAAAGACGTGGTTTATGCCAAATGGTTTCGCAATCGCGCCACGTTTTTTTCTAAAGAAATTTTTATTTTTCTGCTTTCTTATTTGGGTTCGGCGCGGGACGAGGTGCCTTTAACTCGAGATTCCAAAGAAGCTTTAGATAGTTTTTTAATGGATTCTCCCCAATCAACAAAAGTAATTAAGGAAAACTTAGGCTGGCAGGGGAAGATGATGGAAAGCCATTACAACCGGGCCTTAAAGCCATTATGGAATTATCTTTTCTTGGTGGGATTTGGTGAAGTTCAAGATTCAAGTTTTCCGTCCCTTAATATGGCGGCCACCCAAAACATCTTTGAAGACTTGTGGCTGAAAGCGCAAGAGCTAGAGCCCGAAAAAGCGGAAAAGAAACTGCGCGAAGTTCTGGGTGAGGAGAATCTTTTCTTTAAACACGCAGTTAAACTCCGTAAGGCCCGAGGATGA
- a CDS encoding murein L,D-transpeptidase catalytic domain family protein produces the protein MTASLALAACGAQHGDTVTLPDDETVEQIVDTPDTTEKITGADPDYSEAEEDAILASYAHIDPTNIVPTQALKDALLYFNKNKAKFNNQNYISVINFAQSSKEKRFYIINIKSGAVWAIHVAHGKGSDSNHDGFAEKFSNVSGSNASSLGAYKAAETYTGSHGLSLRLDGLSATNSNARRRAVVIHGASYVQESNVIQGRSWGCPAVSMDNRDAVVKYLKGGSLIWAVTDKGGTGPVVKPTPTPAPTNPPASGYKVMDLAWTNSSYPERDAWSKYLVKLVMEDWNTLLAGSSDIKDFCPHYYELGSQDRANVWAQLVVAMAKYESGYKATSRMRETTMGIDPVTGSQVWSEGLLQLSYQDETGYTFCDFDWSQDRNLSGTDPKKTILDPYKNLHCGVGILARQVARKGSIKLSSGVYWAVLKVGGKYGKTNEIASMVRALPICQ, from the coding sequence ATGACAGCTTCCCTGGCCTTAGCCGCCTGCGGAGCTCAACACGGTGACACCGTGACTCTTCCTGACGATGAAACCGTCGAACAAATCGTTGATACGCCCGATACAACTGAAAAAATAACGGGAGCAGATCCCGACTATAGCGAAGCTGAAGAAGACGCCATTCTTGCTTCTTACGCGCATATCGATCCAACAAACATCGTTCCAACTCAAGCCTTAAAAGACGCACTTTTGTACTTTAATAAGAACAAGGCAAAGTTTAATAACCAAAACTATATTTCGGTCATCAACTTCGCGCAGAGTTCAAAAGAAAAACGCTTCTATATTATCAATATAAAATCGGGCGCTGTTTGGGCCATTCACGTCGCTCACGGCAAAGGTTCGGACTCAAACCACGATGGATTCGCGGAAAAATTTAGTAATGTTTCAGGCTCAAATGCCAGCTCCCTTGGAGCTTACAAAGCCGCAGAAACTTACACCGGCAGCCACGGCCTTTCACTTAGGTTAGACGGCCTTTCTGCGACGAACTCAAATGCGCGTCGTCGTGCGGTGGTGATCCACGGAGCATCTTACGTTCAAGAATCTAACGTCATTCAAGGCCGCAGCTGGGGATGCCCGGCGGTCTCCATGGACAATCGCGATGCGGTTGTTAAATATCTTAAAGGCGGAAGCTTGATCTGGGCCGTTACCGACAAAGGAGGGACGGGACCGGTGGTAAAGCCGACCCCCACTCCGGCACCCACAAATCCACCCGCGAGTGGCTATAAGGTCATGGATTTAGCTTGGACCAACTCTTCTTACCCAGAAAGAGATGCTTGGTCCAAATACCTGGTAAAGCTTGTTATGGAAGATTGGAACACTTTGCTTGCCGGATCTTCCGACATCAAAGACTTTTGCCCTCATTATTATGAACTCGGGTCGCAAGATCGCGCCAATGTTTGGGCTCAACTGGTCGTGGCCATGGCTAAGTACGAAAGTGGTTACAAAGCGACTTCTCGTATGAGAGAAACCACTATGGGTATTGATCCCGTGACCGGCAGCCAAGTTTGGTCTGAGGGTTTACTGCAACTTTCCTATCAAGATGAAACGGGTTACACATTCTGTGATTTTGATTGGAGCCAAGATAGAAACTTAAGCGGTACAGATCCAAAGAAGACCATTCTTGATCCTTATAAAAATCTTCACTGCGGAGTTGGAATCTTAGCTCGTCAGGTCGCACGAAAAGGGTCGATAAAATTAAGTTCTGGCGTTTACTGGGCCGTCCTTAAAGTGGGCGGTAAGTACGGGAAGACAAACGAAATCGCATCCATGGTTCGCGCTCTGCCTATTTGCCAATAA
- a CDS encoding hybrid sensor histidine kinase/response regulator: MNFVGGTKTLVKVIQDLSAARTLDDVTSLVRKAAREIAEADGATFVLRDGDMCSYVDEDAIAPLWKGQKFPMSACVSGWAMLNKAQAVIPDIYKDARVPIDAYRPTFVKSMAMTPIRKEAPIGAIGTYWKTVRAPSEEQKELLQALADSVSVAMENLNLYESLNSKIVELRKSNQAKDEFLMNVSHELRTPLNSILGWSDILVQDQLEGEELRLGLDTIQRNARNQLKIVEDLLDSSRILVGRVHLEKIPIDLCQIVNQSIMALKSEIQKKQLKFEVRSSLNTAVIKADLVRVRQIIDNVIMNAIKFSFNGGSVWVHIDKKGPDVELAIKDEGSGIESDFLPHVFERLQQGDNSSTRKYGGLGLGLSIAKHLTEAFDGEIKAESAGPGLGATFRLQFPLYDFDLKAVAPAADVLDKKALQGIKVLVVDDDNDSRHIVERVLKNYGAEVAGVESVSEALKAKDDYEVIVCDLSMPEEDGFSLAHKIREGRTQFGMKIPLVALTAFTDKANEKKALEEGFDRFMGKPFNVKNLISNVVQLRESLH, translated from the coding sequence ATGAACTTCGTGGGCGGAACTAAGACCCTGGTGAAAGTCATTCAAGACTTGTCAGCAGCGCGCACCTTAGATGATGTCACGTCCTTGGTAAGAAAAGCCGCGCGAGAAATCGCGGAAGCCGATGGCGCTACATTTGTTTTGCGCGACGGCGATATGTGTTCTTACGTTGATGAAGATGCCATTGCGCCCTTGTGGAAAGGGCAGAAATTCCCCATGAGTGCTTGCGTTAGTGGTTGGGCGATGCTCAATAAGGCCCAAGCGGTCATTCCTGACATATATAAAGACGCGCGCGTTCCTATAGATGCTTATCGCCCGACATTCGTGAAAAGCATGGCGATGACGCCGATTCGTAAAGAAGCTCCTATCGGCGCTATCGGCACTTATTGGAAGACTGTGCGTGCGCCGAGCGAAGAACAAAAGGAACTTTTGCAGGCCTTGGCCGATTCGGTTTCCGTTGCCATGGAAAACTTAAATCTTTATGAAAGTTTGAATTCAAAAATTGTAGAACTTCGAAAATCCAATCAAGCCAAGGATGAGTTCTTAATGAACGTCTCTCACGAGTTAAGAACGCCGTTAAATTCTATCTTGGGCTGGTCTGACATTTTGGTTCAAGATCAATTAGAGGGCGAAGAATTACGCTTAGGCTTAGATACCATTCAACGCAATGCTCGCAATCAGTTAAAAATTGTCGAAGATCTTTTGGATTCTTCGCGCATCCTGGTTGGGCGTGTCCATCTAGAAAAAATCCCGATTGATCTTTGTCAGATTGTGAATCAATCCATCATGGCTCTGAAGTCTGAAATTCAAAAAAAACAATTGAAGTTCGAGGTCCGATCTTCCTTAAATACCGCGGTGATTAAGGCCGATCTCGTACGAGTTCGTCAAATCATTGATAACGTTATTATGAACGCGATCAAGTTTTCCTTTAATGGTGGTTCCGTGTGGGTCCATATTGATAAAAAAGGACCTGATGTTGAGTTAGCCATCAAAGATGAGGGGAGTGGTATTGAATCCGACTTTTTACCTCACGTTTTTGAAAGATTGCAACAAGGCGATAACTCAAGCACCCGCAAGTATGGCGGCTTGGGATTGGGCCTTTCGATTGCCAAACATCTTACAGAAGCTTTTGATGGTGAAATTAAGGCGGAAAGCGCCGGGCCAGGTTTAGGGGCGACTTTTCGCTTGCAGTTTCCTTTGTATGATTTTGATCTGAAGGCCGTCGCACCTGCCGCAGATGTTTTGGATAAAAAAGCTCTGCAAGGAATTAAGGTTTTGGTAGTAGATGATGACAACGACTCCCGTCACATTGTTGAAAGGGTTTTGAAAAACTATGGCGCAGAGGTTGCCGGTGTGGAGTCGGTGTCGGAGGCTTTAAAGGCGAAAGATGATTATGAGGTCATTGTCTGTGATTTGAGTATGCCCGAAGAAGATGGTTTCTCTTTAGCCCATAAAATTCGTGAAGGACGCACTCAATTTGGAATGAAAATCCCGCTGGTGGCTTTGACGGCATTTACGGATAAAGCTAATGAAAAAAAAGCTCTGGAAGAAGGCTTTGATCGATTTATGGGAAAACCATTTAATGTGAAAAATCTTATCAGCAACGTCGTGCAGCTGCGCGAATCTTTACATTAA
- a CDS encoding response regulator — protein sequence MARILIVDDQKSVLLTLEALLTGAGYAVIACTNALDALKVLTSEPMDLLITDAIMPGGADGYALTRTVRKEPALAKLPVILLTGKREKEDVEKGIESGVNDYVVKPLDPELLLAKIQNLLKTKPEESAHFAQARVHYQAEWDTKTEITSVSELGMDFKSLVPMPLGKILRVHSSIFGDVGIREVAVRVDHCEEITGVDGFYKITTHFVGITEKELSPLRLWIRAKRTF from the coding sequence TTGGCACGGATACTTATCGTAGACGATCAAAAAAGTGTACTTCTGACATTGGAAGCTTTGTTGACGGGGGCGGGGTACGCTGTTATTGCCTGTACCAATGCGCTGGATGCTCTTAAAGTCTTAACCAGCGAACCTATGGATTTGCTTATTACGGATGCGATTATGCCTGGTGGTGCTGATGGTTATGCCTTGACCCGCACTGTTCGTAAAGAACCCGCTTTGGCGAAACTTCCGGTGATCTTGTTGACGGGGAAACGTGAAAAAGAAGACGTTGAAAAAGGTATTGAATCTGGGGTGAACGATTATGTCGTGAAGCCTCTAGATCCAGAACTTCTGTTGGCAAAAATTCAGAATCTTTTAAAAACTAAGCCCGAAGAATCGGCCCACTTTGCCCAGGCCCGCGTTCATTATCAAGCCGAGTGGGACACGAAAACCGAGATCACTTCGGTGTCGGAACTGGGGATGGACTTTAAAAGTCTCGTCCCGATGCCTTTGGGTAAAATTCTGCGCGTTCACTCTAGCATTTTCGGGGACGTTGGTATTCGCGAAGTGGCGGTCCGGGTAGATCACTGCGAAGAGATTACGGGTGTGGACGGATTTTATAAAATCACCACCCATTTTGTTGGGATTACAGAGAAAGAATTATCTCCATTAAGACTTTGGATCCGTGCAAAACGAACGTTTTAA
- a CDS encoding DUF72 domain-containing protein, whose translation MEFGKLANIDGIDWSLPKDREESMTFLRGLPRKTAPKFYIGTPAWGHKEWVGKIYAIGTKPADYLSRYAKSFNTIELNTTHYRIPTADQATKWREQVADRSDFIFCPKVFQGISHAAGGLLDKKLLQEWFYFLNELKDNRGPCFIQMPPYFDYSKKATLFHFLEQWPGEFELAIEFRHASWFEGPRILPALEKYLRTKKISVVITDVAGRRDLLHTSLTADFVMLRFIGNNLHPTDFTRALAWSEKFAAWCAQGLSRVFYFAHEPDDINAPEISQAIIRHLNEEGGAELPPLQWQT comes from the coding sequence ATGGAATTTGGTAAGCTTGCAAACATCGATGGCATAGATTGGAGTCTTCCTAAAGATCGTGAAGAATCGATGACATTTCTTAGGGGCCTCCCTCGCAAAACCGCGCCTAAGTTTTATATCGGCACCCCTGCGTGGGGCCACAAGGAATGGGTGGGTAAGATATATGCGATTGGCACCAAGCCCGCCGACTATCTCTCTCGTTATGCAAAAAGCTTTAATACCATTGAGCTCAATACAACTCATTACCGCATCCCCACAGCCGATCAAGCCACGAAGTGGCGCGAGCAAGTAGCCGATCGCTCTGACTTCATCTTTTGCCCTAAAGTATTCCAAGGCATCTCCCACGCTGCGGGCGGGCTTTTAGATAAAAAACTTCTGCAAGAATGGTTTTATTTTCTAAATGAACTTAAAGACAACCGGGGGCCTTGTTTTATTCAGATGCCTCCCTATTTTGATTATTCTAAAAAAGCCACGCTCTTTCATTTCTTAGAACAGTGGCCCGGGGAATTTGAATTGGCCATCGAATTTCGTCACGCCTCTTGGTTTGAAGGACCCCGCATTTTACCGGCTCTTGAAAAATATCTTCGCACTAAAAAAATCAGCGTCGTCATCACCGACGTGGCCGGGCGCCGAGATCTCTTACACACCTCACTCACCGCCGATTTTGTGATGCTGCGATTCATCGGCAACAACCTGCATCCTACGGATTTTACTCGTGCTCTGGCATGGTCTGAAAAGTTTGCGGCGTGGTGTGCGCAAGGCCTTTCCCGCGTGTTCTATTTTGCTCACGAACCAGACGACATCAACGCTCCTGAGATCTCTCAAGCGATCATTCGACATCTCAACGAAGAAGGCGGCGCAGAGTTGCCCCCGCTCCAATGGCAAACTTAA
- a CDS encoding response regulator, which translates to MSYASVFRSIVTRFGVELFLTALFCAVVVFFAEFKPLSFTSREPSEAFSQVLAKVKSSVAEAQASADRFVKTPQEKELQKYNEIVLTLNYEMGLLTKHAQQEPLFKKKISRLNQALHGHFEEVNGALKRRQQGQKVRMPASVSVDAIFSQEPSAISIPTTDDFSPRSKIILSVVAGLFALALLGRFWQRKDQARQIKKLSSLGQKSILLDTILNSMSEALIVVDQNGYFTHYNAAAQRIIGPRLKEIASEVSAEEMGFHLAPEGEALSLRQLPFHKALHGETLDDAEFFVQNETHPTGVYISLSSRSIGTIEGGIGGALVVFRDVTRRKMVEQEWQRAREAAVEASLKKSDFLAAMSHEIRTPMNGVIGMTTLLAETKLSSEQSEYVGVVKRSAESLLMLINDILDYSKIEAGKVRLDPKPFDLEFMVKDLIEIFKPAAGEKNLMLSVEMAKLRPWYFVGDGGRLRQILTNLMGNAVKFTQKGSVNLEITQALGLDGSMRLRFEVRDTGPGMKEEERRALFQKYFQTTAGLKYGGTGLGLSISKQLVDMMKGQIGVESVVGLGSTFWFEIHLPTAAAQDIPRAQEVKFEELFQGHVLLVEDQIVNQKVAQSYLQKLGLKVDVASNGLVACEKVAQNSYDLVLMDCQMPVLNGFEATKHIRAKGHKMPILALTADGGGQDLTRYKEAGMDDYLAKPLELPHLVRALENWVGLAQNSLDAAVLGKLETYMVKDQSLISALIHDLEHSAPELIDAMEKSLQDRNVQTFSEAAHALKSASATLGAKKLAELCETAEGLKDLKIGDQLLSQIQAQFKKSLADLKDYRMQKAS; encoded by the coding sequence ATGAGTTACGCATCTGTATTTCGATCTATAGTCACCCGTTTTGGTGTGGAGTTATTTTTAACGGCTTTGTTTTGCGCCGTGGTGGTTTTCTTTGCGGAGTTTAAACCGCTCAGCTTTACTTCGCGCGAACCTAGCGAGGCGTTTTCTCAAGTTTTAGCGAAAGTTAAATCCAGTGTGGCGGAGGCGCAAGCTTCGGCAGATAGGTTCGTAAAGACTCCGCAAGAAAAAGAATTGCAAAAGTATAACGAGATCGTTTTAACGCTGAACTATGAGATGGGCCTGTTAACTAAGCATGCCCAACAAGAACCTCTCTTTAAAAAGAAAATTTCGCGATTAAATCAAGCTTTGCATGGCCATTTTGAGGAGGTCAACGGGGCTTTAAAGCGCCGTCAACAGGGACAAAAAGTGCGCATGCCAGCCAGTGTGTCGGTGGACGCGATATTTAGCCAAGAACCATCGGCCATAAGTATTCCGACCACGGATGATTTTTCGCCGCGATCTAAAATTATTCTCTCCGTGGTGGCGGGACTTTTTGCTTTGGCTTTGCTAGGCAGATTCTGGCAGCGCAAAGATCAAGCACGGCAGATTAAAAAGCTTTCGTCCTTGGGGCAAAAATCCATCCTTTTAGATACGATCCTAAATAGTATGAGTGAGGCTTTGATCGTCGTGGATCAGAACGGCTACTTCACGCATTACAATGCCGCGGCCCAGAGAATCATCGGCCCGCGTTTAAAAGAAATCGCCAGTGAAGTCAGTGCCGAAGAAATGGGTTTCCACTTGGCTCCCGAAGGTGAAGCGTTGAGCCTGCGTCAGCTGCCATTTCATAAAGCATTGCATGGCGAGACTTTAGATGACGCCGAGTTCTTTGTGCAAAACGAAACGCACCCGACAGGTGTCTATATCAGTTTAAGCAGCCGGTCGATTGGAACGATCGAAGGTGGCATTGGCGGGGCCTTGGTGGTCTTCCGCGATGTGACTCGTCGTAAAATGGTTGAACAAGAATGGCAACGTGCGCGTGAAGCGGCAGTCGAAGCATCATTAAAAAAATCAGACTTCTTAGCGGCAATGAGCCATGAAATCCGCACGCCCATGAATGGTGTCATCGGCATGACGACACTTCTTGCCGAAACGAAGTTAAGTTCAGAGCAGTCTGAATACGTGGGCGTGGTGAAAAGGTCGGCTGAATCCTTATTAATGCTGATCAATGATATTTTAGATTATTCCAAAATCGAAGCGGGTAAAGTTCGACTAGATCCAAAACCTTTTGATTTAGAATTTATGGTCAAAGATCTTATAGAGATCTTTAAACCTGCAGCGGGTGAAAAAAATCTGATGCTGTCCGTAGAAATGGCGAAACTGCGCCCTTGGTATTTTGTTGGGGATGGGGGGCGCTTGCGCCAGATCCTGACAAATCTGATGGGGAATGCGGTGAAGTTCACGCAAAAAGGGTCCGTGAATTTAGAGATCACTCAAGCTTTGGGCTTAGATGGCTCCATGCGCTTGCGTTTTGAAGTTCGCGATACTGGGCCAGGTATGAAAGAAGAAGAGCGTCGCGCGCTTTTCCAAAAATACTTTCAAACCACGGCGGGTCTTAAATATGGGGGGACCGGTTTAGGTCTTTCCATTTCTAAGCAGTTGGTGGACATGATGAAAGGTCAGATCGGTGTGGAGAGTGTGGTCGGTCTAGGGTCTACATTCTGGTTTGAGATTCATTTACCGACCGCGGCGGCACAAGATATTCCGCGCGCTCAAGAAGTCAAATTTGAAGAGCTTTTTCAAGGACACGTGCTTTTAGTTGAAGACCAAATCGTGAATCAAAAAGTCGCGCAAAGTTATTTGCAAAAACTGGGATTGAAGGTCGATGTGGCTTCTAACGGTCTTGTTGCTTGTGAAAAGGTCGCACAGAATTCTTATGATTTAGTTTTGATGGATTGCCAGATGCCAGTACTAAATGGTTTTGAGGCTACCAAACACATCCGCGCTAAAGGTCATAAGATGCCGATTCTGGCTTTGACGGCCGATGGTGGTGGTCAAGATCTGACCCGATATAAAGAAGCCGGTATGGATGATTATTTAGCGAAACCCTTAGAGCTTCCGCATCTGGTGCGTGCTTTAGAAAACTGGGTGGGATTAGCCCAAAATTCATTAGATGCTGCGGTCTTAGGCAAGCTTGAAACTTACATGGTTAAAGATCAAAGTCTGATCTCGGCATTGATTCATGATTTAGAGCATTCGGCGCCTGAATTAATTGATGCCATGGAAAAATCGCTTCAAGATCGGAACGTACAAACCTTCTCGGAAGCGGCGCACGCATTGAAATCGGCGAGCGCTACTTTGGGGGCAAAAAAATTAGCAGAGTTATGTGAAACGGCGGAAGGCCTTAAAGATTTAAAAATCGGCGACCAACTGCTTTCACAAATCCAGGCTCAATTCAAAAAAAGCTTGGCGGACTTAAAAGATTATCGAATGCAAAAAGCAAGTTAA
- a CDS encoding methylenetetrahydrofolate reductase yields MRVIEHLAKAQGPLFSYEIVPPPRGRSVKDIIEVVKVLAPLEPPWIDVTSHSSTTYYQEKLDGSIQKRTLRKRPGTLGICGIIQNRFKIDTVAHILCLGFSREETEDALIELSFLGIENVLALRGDMPNFQKPARMDRTTNSYAADLVAQIRDLNEGRFLDELDRADALGFCVGVAGYPEKHFEAPSLKLDIMNLKKKVDAGADYVVTQMFFDNQKYYAFVEACREAGITVPIIPGIKILKSANQLKSVPKNFYIDLPDTLAEEVHQNPQHAEEIGKRWAQKQAEDLLNSGAPGVHFYVLNDVHSVAEIVRKIK; encoded by the coding sequence ATGAGAGTTATTGAGCATCTTGCGAAGGCCCAAGGGCCTTTATTCAGTTATGAAATCGTTCCTCCCCCGCGCGGACGTAGCGTTAAAGACATTATCGAAGTCGTGAAAGTTTTGGCTCCCCTTGAGCCACCCTGGATTGATGTGACGTCCCATAGCTCGACGACCTACTATCAAGAAAAGTTGGATGGTTCGATTCAAAAACGCACGCTGCGTAAGCGTCCGGGGACTTTAGGTATTTGCGGCATTATTCAGAATCGCTTTAAAATCGACACCGTCGCCCATATTTTGTGCTTAGGTTTTAGTCGTGAAGAGACCGAAGATGCTTTGATTGAGCTGAGCTTCCTAGGTATTGAGAACGTGTTGGCTTTGCGTGGCGATATGCCGAACTTTCAGAAGCCAGCGCGTATGGATCGTACCACAAATTCTTATGCCGCCGATTTAGTGGCGCAGATTCGTGATCTGAACGAGGGGCGCTTTTTAGATGAACTAGATCGCGCGGATGCATTGGGTTTCTGTGTCGGTGTGGCCGGGTATCCCGAAAAGCATTTCGAAGCGCCTAGTTTAAAACTGGATATCATGAACTTAAAAAAGAAAGTCGATGCCGGCGCTGATTACGTGGTCACACAGATGTTTTTTGATAACCAAAAATATTACGCTTTCGTGGAAGCCTGCCGAGAGGCAGGGATCACCGTACCGATCATTCCAGGGATCAAGATATTAAAATCCGCAAATCAGCTAAAAAGTGTTCCTAAGAATTTTTATATAGATCTGCCAGATACGCTGGCCGAGGAAGTTCACCAAAATCCGCAACACGCCGAAGAGATCGGCAAGCGTTGGGCACAGAAACAAGCCGAAGATCTTTTAAATTCAGGCGCACCGGGCGTGCACTTTTATGTTCTTAATGACGTTCACTCGGTGGCCGAAATCGTTCGCAAAATTAAGTAG